From Bactrocera oleae isolate idBacOlea1 chromosome 4, idBacOlea1, whole genome shotgun sequence:
aatgtaatttaaaattgggggaaactattattattttatagaaataaaattttagaaaaatataaatataaccttttataattgaaaaagttcttcaAAAAAACCTTTGAACTATTATTGTTCAGTTTTGAAACGTGTGGAGATTATCTACTCATATCAATCATTTAATTGGCGCAATAAGCCTAATTATTAGTTAATTGaacttttataatattagtactTAAATTTCGTttatcagtttttgagttatttggAGTGTGTATATAGCATTTTGCTGTTGAGGTAGACctcaacaatattttataaatagagGAGAGAGATATAAAAAAAGAAGGAGAGAGGGAGATAAGGAAATGACAATTGTTTGTAAAAGAGATAAAGAGAGTCAGACGATTGATACTTAACGGTATACATGTCCATGCATtaccagaaataaaaaaataaaaaataaataatagctcATATCCATTAAGTGTATTCTATAAATAACGGAGGTCCGTAAAAATTGTCCCAGAGTCATCAAGTTAACAATATGTTCACATTCGTTACAAAACTGTAAACTCGACAACAAAAAATCGAAACTTAAATGGTAGACTAAGCTAGACAAAATGAGAACACAACAAGGTTATCAAGATAACTTTTATTAGTAAAATTACTCCTCcaaaataaaaagagagataaatattttaaattcggTATTCCCGTTGCTATTAATTAATAGATTTCTTCTGCGTAAACGTGTTATTGacttaatataaagaaaatccTGGTAGTTCAAAGATCTCCGCAAAGAGGTACTTTTTTGAATAgcctttttttttgacaaatcacgcgtcatttttttatttttttttctctcgttGCACATCCTTTTTACTCAAAACCCAGTAGATAGTGAGGCCATATTTGTTCGTCTTAGTCCTAAACTATTGTCAACAGTTGTGCTTCTTAGCTATAATTACTGTAACACCTCATTATGGCTCGTTCAAATTTGTTTATGTTGTCTTGTAAGTATATACTACATTAACCTTTGAGTCTGTTTAACTCCCGGGAATTGAGCTGTGATATGAATACCTTCCTTTTAGTCGCCCTAAATCTTGCTGTGCAGAGGATGATTgctttaaggggttatatccaaatgtgaatttcaaaaaatcgattttgtttttatatatatcgtatgtacatatatttgagaatattttccgaaaatttgcAAATAGTAATATAAAAGTACTTTAAATTCTGtacatgtaatttttaaaaatttgtattacatAAAATGCGTcttcaaaacaaatttacacaaaaacacGTTTAATGACTTGTAAGTGGATATAAACCCTTAAGTCCTTTCGAACAGCATTTGCCAGTAATTTACGTTTATAAGttcagtttacatttttttggatATTTCAATCAAATATGTTACTCAATTTTctattattgaataaatattgcATTAAGAGTAAAAAGGCCATATTCGATAACCCAACAGCACGATCTTAACTGTGCGCTATTATTTTAAAGTATCGAAATAtgtgtttttgaataatttttcgaTACTCGAATACTTTCTAATTCAAATAATATTCATAATCCACATCACCATCGAAGTAGTTTAATTACGACTAGTTGAGAACTACATAAGTATGATGTATAAAATCACTTGTACTTCACccatagaaatataatattaatattaggtaaagtaaaaagttcgttcggttttttattgatttctcgaaagatgataactttgtgtacatttgtccgatttaagtcaaatatgcgccgttttgttcgtaaacttgttgccgacgagatgccaacttcattatacccctctcgtagaagactgcgttcctattgccaaaaaactcggagagctaattttcacaggcctctcttgaggccaacttctcagcATTAAGCGCGTtcaccatggacaggaaaatatggtaatcacttggtgccaggtccagactataaggtggatgcattaggacctcccatccgagctcccggagcttctggcgcgtcaccaaagacgtgtgtggtcTGGCATTGTTCTGATGCCACAATTCGGCCGCTGTTGATCATAGATGGtatcttctggatgagtgctgccttcaagcggtccagttgttggcagtagagggccgaattgagcgtttggccataggggagcagctcgcagtagatgattccttgcccatcccaccaaacacacagcaaaaccttcctggccgtcaatcagatcttggccaccatctgggccgcttccccgagctttgaccacgaccgtttgcgctcaaTGTtttcataagtgacccatttttcatcgccagtcacaatccgcttcagaaacgggtcgattttgttgcaattcagcagcgattcgcagatggaaattcggtccatcatgttttttgcgttagttcgtgtggcacccaaacatcgagcttctttttgaatccaaggttatgcaaatgattccaaacggttttctggcttatctttatttcctcagcaattaaataagtgctcacgtgatggtctgtttccactatttccatgattttatcgcaattttcgacgacaggcctcccgacgcgtggtgcatctttgacatagaaattaccggaacggaacctagcaaatcacttttgtgctacacgttcgtttacagtatcgggcccacaaactaaattaattttctcagccgctttggctgatatttcgccttgatcgaagaaaatttgtaaaatatagcgaattttctctttgttggtccatctttgacgagcgctcacaacgtactgagtaaatcaatcgaaaaactgtcaaagacaaaattttagcgcgaataaacacgttttcagcgccgtatagtatgacacgTAACACTAGCACTATgaacaataacgccatctcttagatagaATATTATAGTTTGAAAGTCACTAAACTTTACAAATGTTTCCGGTTACATTGGTCAAAAAGTTTACTTCTAAagccaaataatatttaattcacACAGCACAATGAGCGTTATGAAATTCGaagtgcacaacaacaacatagagCTAAAGAAAAGCAAGAAATTTGATTGGTACTGGGCGCCCATCTACTGTGCTGTCTGGTATGCGCTTTTCTATGCCGCTGTCATACCTAGCTTCTATAATTATCCAAAGACACTACAAATCAGCGAGGAACAACAACATCCCGATGAATTTATAGGACAACGCGCCGAACAACAACTAATCACATTAGCTGGTTTTGGCGTTAAACTTACAGGCACCGTAGAAAACGAAGTTCTAGCCATCAATTTTCTACTTGGAGAAATTGAAAAAGTCAAGACACAAGCACGACTCGATATCTACGATATCGATGTGGAGGTGCAATACTCTTCGGGAAATTTCGAGTTGTGGCAGATGGCCACAAGCTATCGTAATGTCTCCAATGTAGTGGTGAAATTGGCACCAAAGAATATTAAGTCCACTTCATATTTACTGGTGAATGCGCATTTCGATTCAGAAGTGCACTCACCGGCTGCCGGAGACGACGGTGTGATGATCGTGATTATGCTGGAGATACTCAGAGTGATTGCAAAATCAGAGAAGCCGCTTATGAATCCCATTGTATTTCTTTTCAATGGCGCTGAGGAGAGCAATCTCCTGGCATCGCACGGTTTCATCACGCAACACACATGGGCGCAGTATTGCAAGTATGTAGTTAAGCATTAACTATTTTTGTGAAATCATTTAActgcatttaaattaattaaattttagagCTCTTATCAATTTGGACTCTGCTGGTTCGGGTGGTCGTGAAATTCTCTTTCAATCGGGTCCCAATCACCCTTGGCTCATGAAGTACTATAAACAAAGTGTACCCCGCCCCTTTGCTACCACAATCGCGGAAGAGTTAttccaaaataatttcataCCGTCCGATACCGATTTTCGTATCTTTCGTGACTATGGCATGTTACCGGGCCTCGATATGGCTCACTCACTCAACGGTTATATTTATCACACTAAATTTGATACTTTTGCTAATCTGGAACGGCACACATGTCAGACGACTGGTGATAACGTCTTGGCCTTAACGTGGGCACTGGCCAATGCACCGGAATTGAAGAATCCAGgggtatgaaaatattatatataaaatataagatataaaatatataagagcAGTTTGAAAAGTCATTGTGATTTTGAAAAAGTAACACAACATAACGCTATGTAACGTAATATAACTAAACGTACCATAACGTAACCTAAAGTAACTTAAAGTAACATAACGTATAATACCATAatataacttaacataacttaacgtAAAATAACGTTTCATAAAGTATTATAACGTAACATAGCATAGCATAACAAAACGTAACGTAACGAAACAACATAACATGGCCCAAAGTAACTTAACATTACGTATCACATGCCAATATACAGTTTCTCGTCAGGAGATCTTTTTtacttatgcatacatacatataaatgaatgTGTGACCATCTATCTGTGAACCATTATTGCGCccattatttcgaaatttttcaaagaaaattttattaacctaTCATAAAACCttcgcaattgaaaaaaaattataaagctcAAAATCATTTTCAGGACCAAGCCAAAGGCCATACCGTCTTCTACGATTACCTCGGCTGGTTTTTGATCTTCTACTCAGAAGACACTGGGGTTATACTCAATATCACGTTCTCTATTTGTGCTATCATAGTCATCTCAGCTGCTTTTTTTCTAATGTCACGTGCTGACGATGCCGACACTACTAAGCGAGTCTTCATACGCTTGCTTACCATATTTGTTGTACAAATTATAACAATAGCTGCAGCAGTGGGTCTAACAATTTTAGTTGCGGTTGCCATAGATGGCATCGGTGTCTCAGAGTGTTGGTACTCAGAGCCTTGGCTCATCTTTGGCATCTACTTTTGTCCTATCTTCTTTATTATGTGTTTGCTGCCGGCAATCTACATGCGTTGGACCAAGGAGCGAGTAAGTGAATTTTAAAATCATTCACATTTATTACTCTTATAACctagaatatttattttcagaCCAATATGCATCATGATGACTCCATTGCCTGCTTTATGCATTCGCATTGCCTCATTTTGGTGTGCCTTTGTTTGGTTATGACTGCTTTGAATATACGCTCGGCTTTCTTTCCAATGATTGCTATCTTCTTCTACACAATATCGGTTGTGTTGAATATCATAAATCACTTGTGGGGCAGAAGTAAGttttaaaactaataatttagtattgtataatttttatcttCTCTGCTTTATTTTCAGAATACTTGTACTTGCCTATACATCTTCTCTGCCAGCTGTTGCCTTTTTGGTTTTATACTTACCTAACATTTGTATTCCTCAAAACATTTATACCGATGCAAGGACGCAGTGGACCAACAAGTAAACCGGAATTTATGATTGCTGCTCTTTGTGCTATAATGAGCATACATTTCGGCGGTTTCATTGTAAGTAGAATTTATTTTAGATATCAGGTTTGTCAAAACAGAAAAACCGATAATTTTTCAACTTCCTCATTACATGGTTTGATTGTCGAGAAAACCGATTCTTAAATTATAgtggaattaaatttttaaactatgcCTCAAAAATGGTTGAAGTAAACTTATTTACTAATGACCCAATAATAATTTACGTGATTTATCTGCCATGATTAGGGCTTAATTTAGAGAATAGAGTCAGTCGACATTCCACTGACATTAGTTCAATTAAGAGAACTcttaaaattttggaaacaatttttttaagaattttataaaaagtttctcTCGAAATAAACGCATAACTttgcaacatatatatatatatataaattaaggaACAATCTCTCGACCCTTTACTTATCTCAAATTTCATATGAAAACGGAAGGTGCCGAAAGCATATGACAAGGGTATAAAATATGGTGCCTCGAAATTTTCTTTGATTGGCGAACAATCCATTGACCAATCATCAATGGCATCATTCATAATATTTGTAAAGATACTCAGGTGATCGGGATCCGCAACTTCTAAGCTAATGATCAGGTTCGTATTTTAAATGCGATCTATGCGCAAAATTCGAATTCTCGGCCAACCACTCGTTTTCGGAACAGGGCCGTCATGAATTTTATGAGTAGTTTCGCTTGATATAAATAAACTCATAACTTtgcaatatatctatataatatatttgtcaaTCCACCAAGTAACAACCACTGTTAAATTCTAGTCTAGACATTATACTAAATTAGTCACCTATTTTAAAGCACAGAATATGGTCAAACAGTGTCTTAGTGTTGAAATCAATATAGGAAAAATATAGTCCAGAATCTTAGtcctttgttattgttgtagcggcagcTCTTACTTAGAGCCGTTGTGGGCATGATCTTGGTCCTTAAGACTTTTCCAGTTCAGAATCTTAcgccaataaaatattttgcaaatgcaGACAGTGTATCTGACAATCTTCATTTAGATATTTTCCTAAACAAACATAATTCATTACTTATTAAATGatatattaatttacaattCATCCATCCCTACATACAGCTCCCAATATTGCATAAGTTCCGCAAATCAAAAACTTTTATAAGCCTATTTGGAGCTCTATTTTTGATATTCATTATGATTGCTTGCCTACCCGTCGGCTTTCCATATAAGAAGGATGTCGCTGTACAGAGAGTTTACGTTTTGGTAAGCGCTTcagtaaataattttcaaaacttagAAAGCGTAAAGCTTACAAGTATTTTAACTAAACTATATTTTATACTAAACAGCACACGACTCGCACATTCTACGATGAACGgggttttgtttacaaaaatgaaACCGGTTTCTATGTGCAGCCCGTCGATAAGCGCATTGAAACCttgaagaaaactatttttcaaaatgctgAACCAAAATCGAAGATTCAAGAAGATTGCGAGACGGAAATTTTTTGCGGTTTGCCATTATATAATTCCCGTTGGATGGATTGGAAGTAAGTATATACCGTTACTTGTAcatacaaaagtttaaaaaaaaaattttcaaatatacgtatttgaatttactaaaaatatttctttagaaACTCTTCACGCTGGACAGTGGCGCCAAGTCCAAATTTACCTATATCAACCGAACTCAAATTAACCTCAAAAACGTATATTACTGAGACACGAGTCCGTTATGGTTTCAGCTTAAAGTCCGCAGACCGCGTAGTGATCTATGTAGATCCTTATCCAAATACGAAAGTTGTTGATTGGACTTTCGATAAGACCTCATTGAACAGCAATTTCTCGACACCTTACTTTGTGTATCACGTCTATTCGATGGATGATAGGCCATTGGATTTCTGGATTGAATTGGACGTAAGtgctaaatttataaattatttttactttcttagttcgaaaaatttcaaaatcttgttttttcataattcttagctttctaaaatattttgttagccaaaaaaattacacaatgtaaaatatttgcctacatttaggatcaTAGTCAATACAACATTGCTCTTGTATGAAGAACCAAATTTATTTAAGGGAGCTTCCAAACTCCTAAATCAAATATACTTATTCCTCAATATTCTCTATTTTCAGCGCGGTTCTCCAGACTATGAGGGCGCCGCACTGCGTCTTGGGATCGGTGCACACTTCATGTACCACGAAGCTTACTATACTGAAGAATTAAAAGAGTTCCTCAAGCTATTTCCCGAATGGTCCTATCCGATAGACTGGTTAGCTTCGTATGAGAGTCGCTTTTTCtagtattttctttaaatttcgaatttattataaagtaaaacaattatattattttaattttaacataactttaggatatttttatatctttatttttgtataatgttAATTTCAAAAGATatacaaaaaatcatataagaactaataattacaattatatatctgactataaatattttttttacaaaattaaataaaaaaaagtctttaaaatagttttgcttatttcaataaatatcgTGGTGCTATAAACTTCTTCGAAAAGACTCATGTCTCAGAAGGTAAACTCATGCACTTTTTTCGTTGGTTTGCGTTCccttaaataatatacaaatttattcaaaaagtcATTAGTTTATAATTAAAGCTATGGCATCTGTAAATAATAGTATTTCAGGGTTTGATCATAATCAAAGTAAAGCGAAGTGTTTGGTTCCTATTGCTTAGATTCGCCAACTGTCGTAGGAGCTCGTCCAAGCACTTACGGTGGACCAGGCTGGAAACTTAGCGACGAGCTCACGAAACTCATCTGTATTTGAAATGTCGTGGTGAGTTTTATGGCCTATAACGGCGATGTCAAATGTTGCGCCTGACCAATCTGGACTATTATGCtggataaataaaaataaaatgaaaaataagtttAGTAGTATAGATCAAAGCCTGTATTTGAAGATTTGTATGCTTATTCAGTACCTAAGGAATTTCATCCCTTTTTACTGCTTGGAGCAATGTAAATTAGttaaatcatttttttaataaaggtcTTGTTAGTTAGTATCAATTTTTCTCGACAATATAATATGTGGAAGTGTGTAATTTGGAGATAGTCCTCCCGACCTTTAACCTacctcaaattccatatgaaaacggAACGGCGCCGGATCCAAAGCATATgacaaatatataaagtaaGGTGCTGCGAAATTCTCCTTAATTGGAGTACGATCCAATGACCAATCAATCAATTTAGTATCATTCATAGGATTTATAAAGATACTCATATGATCAGGGCCCGCAACTTCTAAGCTAATGATCAGATTCGTACTTGAGATGCGGTCTTTGCGCAAAATTCGTAATCTCGGCCAACCACCTGTTTTCGGAGCAGGACCATCAATCCAAAAGCTTTGGTcgctgaaaaacaaaatttaaatgaaattaaaatcaaactttttaaatattaaatgaaaattgttaaGCATACCGCCAGCCCAGCCAACGCGAACTGTAGATTGGATAGCCGCACATTAATTCAGTTTCGCAATTCACCGGTTTATCGGTTACTGTTGTATTCATATTCTCGAACATATAATCCACAGAATGTGGATGACGATCAACGGGCACGACATAGTAGCCGGAATCGCTGTAGCGTACGGACATAGCAGGATCGGCATTGTGGAAAGTGCGTATTGTGTGCTGTgagaagtaattaattttttttaactataatattacttaaattattattatgcgACTTACAGCGACATAGAAGCGCTGTGGCGCTTCCCGCTCCTTATACGGAAAGCCTACGGGGGTGGCGGCTAGAATTATGAAAGCCAAACAAATGCCACCGAAGAtggaaataattgtttttgatttGCGGAAAAGACATAAAAGTGGTACCTGCAAATAAGTTGAAACTAAGTTAATTATAGGAACTTTATCGGAACGTTGCGGCGCTCAACCTACCAAGAATGGCGCcataagcaaacaaattaacACCGTAAAGCCAGCGATAAGAATATCTGGATTTTTATTGGCGCCATCACGACCCTGCATCGGTATAAAAATGACATAGAAAGCATAACAGCAGTAACTGTAAAAGAGGAAGGGCAGCAGTTGGCAGATGATGTGCGGTATGAGCCAGAGGAAAGCTACGAAAGAAATAGAGATCATTATATAAAAGAAACTCAAGCAATAGTAACAAGAAAATCTTACTTGTTTTGTGAAAGCAAGTGATCATATTCAGGATAACCGATAACACATAGAAGGCGATACAAAGCATTAAAGCAAATGCCGAGCGTATGCCGAAAGAGATCAAAAGGATGCAAACCACCGTTAATATCAGACAGTGGGCATGCATGATGAGCTGAATAGCATAGCCCAAGGGTAGACCGTGctggaaaataatatatacgtatTAATCAAATAACATTTCGATTATTATACCACACAAAAATCACCTCTTTCGTTCGACTCAAATAAATCGCCGGTAGCAAGCCCATCATAAAGAACATCGGACAAAAGTATAAACCGAAAATCATCCACGGTTGTGCGAACCACGACATCGATAATCCAACAGAGTCCATTAATATCGCAACAGTGATCGCTACTAAAATCGCCAAGAGCACAGCAGCGACTTGTATACCCAATAAAATGCCGAATTTGATAAAGACGCGCCGACGAAACATGCCCGTCTGGTGTGCCATATTCCAGATATAGGCCAATATAGTGATAATGGCAATGatacaaacaataatatttacaacagTGCCGGTGGTTTCcgaataatatacaataaaccaGCCAAGCACATCGAAGAAGATTGTGTGTCCCTCTGCAtgtttctataattttatttaaataaatagaaaaaagttaaaacataTTATCGAACTTACAGATGGATCTTCCATTTCGTATGCATTACATAATGCTTTAGTCAAAGCCAAAACATTGTCGCCCGTGAGCTGATAAGTTTTTTGCGGTATCAAGCTGAAGCGATCATATTTCGTATGATAGACATAACCATTGAGAGTGTGAGCCATATCTAAACctgtaaaatgtgaaaaaaccAAGAGAGTTAGTGTCATATGAATTATTAGTCATATCTTTAGTCAACCTGAAAAAATAGCCGGAATTGATATGAGCCGGCTCAACAATAcactcaaagcgctttgtcgatttttgAGAGTATTTTCGATCAATACTTAGGAGTATTAAGGTTAAGGCAATGAACCAGCATTCTCAGCTATCCATGTCagatccgttttttttttttaattcgacgTTTTAACTTAATCTTACTTAACGTATAACTATTCGTATCTATATCAAGTAAGAAAGAAGAACACTAAACGCCTTCTCGTTAAGTTGAAGAAATCTGTGTCTTTAGTCGTCATAAATGTATGGGAAGAATGTAGCATGTAcgaaaaaccaagaaaaaagaGATGCTTTATATGCCCTTCTCAGGTCTAGTCTTTTACGGCTCTTACGACAAGTAAAAGCTGA
This genomic window contains:
- the LOC106624888 gene encoding endoplasmic reticulum metallopeptidase 1; amino-acid sequence: MSVMKFEVHNNNIELKKSKKFDWYWAPIYCAVWYALFYAAVIPSFYNYPKTLQISEEQQHPDEFIGQRAEQQLITLAGFGVKLTGTVENEVLAINFLLGEIEKVKTQARLDIYDIDVEVQYSSGNFELWQMATSYRNVSNVVVKLAPKNIKSTSYLLVNAHFDSEVHSPAAGDDGVMIVIMLEILRVIAKSEKPLMNPIVFLFNGAEESNLLASHGFITQHTWAQYCKALINLDSAGSGGREILFQSGPNHPWLMKYYKQSVPRPFATTIAEELFQNNFIPSDTDFRIFRDYGMLPGLDMAHSLNGYIYHTKFDTFANLERHTCQTTGDNVLALTWALANAPELKNPGDQAKGHTVFYDYLGWFLIFYSEDTGVILNITFSICAIIVISAAFFLMSRADDADTTKRVFIRLLTIFVVQIITIAAAVGLTILVAVAIDGIGVSECWYSEPWLIFGIYFCPIFFIMCLLPAIYMRWTKERTNMHHDDSIACFMHSHCLILVCLCLVMTALNIRSAFFPMIAIFFYTISVVLNIINHLWGRKYLYLPIHLLCQLLPFWFYTYLTFVFLKTFIPMQGRSGPTSKPEFMIAALCAIMSIHFGGFILPILHKFRKSKTFISLFGALFLIFIMIACLPVGFPYKKDVAVQRVYVLHTTRTFYDERGFVYKNETGFYVQPVDKRIETLKKTIFQNAEPKSKIQEDCETEIFCGLPLYNSRWMDWKNSSRWTVAPSPNLPISTELKLTSKTYITETRVRYGFSLKSADRVVIYVDPYPNTKVVDWTFDKTSLNSNFSTPYFVYHVYSMDDRPLDFWIELDRGSPDYEGAALRLGIGAHFMYHEAYYTEELKEFLKLFPEWSYPIDWLASYESRFF
- the LOC106624889 gene encoding endoplasmic reticulum metallopeptidase 1, with product MHELNMKSKYENMKIIYNRSKFGWYWAPLFIAFWFLLFYLTVIPSYHSYPDQLKIEDEATHPGRFIGESAESMLLRLTKIGPKVVGSPPNEQSAVQFLLTEIRKIVGDSRTDLYDIEHEVQVTSGNYVIWKMVNVYQSIQNVVVKLTPRGTNSTSSLLINSHYDTVPGSSGAGDSGAMIVIMLETLRVISKYETPLQHSIVFLFNGAEENPLQGSHGFITQHKWARNVKAVINLDSAGSGGREILFQSGPDHPWLMKYYGSHIEHPYASTIGEELFQFGFVPSETDFRIFRDFGNIPGLDMAHTLNGYVYHTKYDRFSLIPQKTYQLTGDNVLALTKALCNAYEMEDPSKHAEGHTIFFDVLGWFIVYYSETTGTVVNIIVCIIAIITILAYIWNMAHQTGMFRRRVFIKFGILLGIQVAAVLLAILVAITVAILMDSVGLSMSWFAQPWMIFGLYFCPMFFMMGLLPAIYLSRTKEHGLPLGYAIQLIMHAHCLILTVVCILLISFGIRSAFALMLCIAFYVLSVILNMITCFHKTTFLWLIPHIICQLLPFLFYSYCCYAFYVIFIPMQGRDGANKNPDILIAGFTVLICLLMAPFLVPLLCLFRKSKTIISIFGGICLAFIILAATPVGFPYKEREAPQRFYVAHTIRTFHNADPAMSVRYSDSGYYVVPVDRHPHSVDYMFENMNTTVTDKPVNCETELMCGYPIYSSRWLGWRDQSFWIDGPAPKTGGWPRLRILRKDRISSTNLIISLEVAGPDHMSIFINPMNDTKLIDWSLDRTPIKENFAAPYFIYLSYALDPAPFRFHMEFEHNSPDWSGATFDIAVIGHKTHHDISNTDEFRELVAKFPAWSTVSAWTSSYDSWRI